A region of Phalacrocorax carbo chromosome 7, bPhaCar2.1, whole genome shotgun sequence DNA encodes the following proteins:
- the ZBTB38 gene encoding zinc finger and BTB domain-containing protein 38 isoform X1, with product MVFNRQMTVMSHSKDLKDDFHSDTVLSILNEQRIRGILCDVTIIVEDTKFKAHSNVLAASSLYFKNIFWSRTICISGHVLELDDLKAEVFTEILNYIYSSTVVVKRQETVTDLAAAGKKLGISFLEDLTDINFSSSPCPYAYCINEKGSVKEEKHEKRHEDSAVTNGPRITNAFSIFETENTLFSPLDLRASFKKVSEAIQAPISLDRSEVCKDAEPASTLAEHSYAVSSGGDTFQGTPFLEQDSSPSYKMGEDHYENLQATPLIQPGKQACSTPKTAFKPQGTVLPIAKVPASTVTTTEAQHEAVTDQTIISFPKPQNKAGDFHLSREEENNSANVSGSAATVVPPVYNCNCCAKSFNDRVLLSSHLQLHSEHQEGFVCKYCSKPFANLNILESHEQVCMRSGNLAVHNGNEQNFADNYTATDGRNGSSYANAEPLLSENSITDYSNANCTLPETDHLVKVVDGQILYTCIVCKRSYVTLSSLRRHANVHSWRRTYPCHYCNKVFALAEYRTRHEIWHTGERRYQCIFCLETFMTYYILKNHQKSFHAIDHRLSVNKKTANGGLKPSMYPYKLYRLLPMKCRRLPYKSYRNSSYENVQTSSQVNETASTNCFIPSSLSSELPPLNFQSNIIANNRTLALDTSSCNDTASSTNTQNSSSWGVGILNSDLQRDFFTAEKRVSPAANDSGSQECDSSVVSLTNANENSTSVISYSSSAPSVIMHSSRVSSVIMHSKTVTSVENSKTESSNNLPSQAVNNDCKYGSDNYGKCITKSKTIKEKKKTPLYNRAEATEDMQHITGSGGSCSKTTNTVQESSKTETYIAKPALPGTSTDSNVAPLCQITVKIGNEAIVKRHILGSKLFCKRGRKSKHESKQDNLIEEPEMEIKERSPSRLYSSECLELTEMCDDVSDQDSSDKPWRPYYNYKPKKKSKQLRKMKKTKWRKKHGSKSAIMESHNTCSREYALRNAPEEKVINQEENAEMPNLHCELCERDPSSTAEIQEHVHWHAAASKPYICELCQKQFQSPSTLKMHMRCHTGEKPYTCKTCGKCFSIPGNLQKHERIHLGVKDFVCQYCNKAFTLNETLKIHERIHTGEKRYHCQFCFQSFLYLSTKRNHEQRHVREHNGKGYACFQCPKICKTAAALGMHQKKHLFKSAGPQDRKEQFCNESTKLLENPNFLGSEGSEVKNIQNVTPEVIL from the exons ATGGTTTTTAATCGCCAG atgaCAGTCATGTCCCATTCAAAGGATCTCAAGGACGACTTCCACAGTGACACTGTACTTTCTATTCTAAATGAACAGCGCATTCGGGGTATTTTATGTGATGTCACCATAATTGTGGAGGATACAAAATTTAAAGCCCATAGTAATGTGCTGGCAGCTTCAAgcctttactttaaaaacattttttggaGCCGTACTATCTGTATTTCAGGTCATGTACTGGAGTTAGATGATCTCAAAGCTGAAGTATTTACAGAAATACTGAATTACATCTACAGTTCCACAGTAGTTGTTAAGAGGCAGGAGACTGTAACGGACCTtgcagctgcagggaaaaaacTGGGCATATCATTTCTAGAAGATCTTacagatattaatttttcaagttCCCCCTGCCCCTATGCATACTGTATCAATGAAAAAGGGTctgtaaaagaggaaaaacatgaaaagagaCATGAAGACTCTGCTGTGACAAACGGACCACGAATTACAAATGCATTCTCaatttttgaaactgaaaacactttgttttctcctcttgaTTTGAGGGCAAGCTTTAAAAAGGTATCTGAGGCAATACAAGCACCCATCAGCCTCGACAGAAGTGAAGTCTGCAAAGATGCTGAGCCAGCCAGTACTCTGGCCGAACATTCCTATGCAGTTTCTTCTGGGGGAGATACTTTTCAAGGAACACCTTTTCTTGAACAGGACAGCAGCCCTTCATACAAGATGGGTGAAGACCACTATGAAAATCTCCAAGCCACACCACTCATTCAGCCGGGAAAACAAGCATGTAGTACTCCTAAGACAGCCTTTAAGCCCCAGGGTACTGTTTTGCCTATAGCAAAAGTACCGGCCTCTACAGTGACCACTACAGAAGCCCAACACGAAGCAGTTACTGATCAgacaattatttcttttccaaaacctCAGAATAAAGCAGGAGATTTTCATTTAtccagagaagaggaaaacaattcTGCTAATGTCTCTGGATCTGCGGCAACTGTTGTTCCACCTGTTTACAACTGTAACTGTTGTGCAAAATCATTCAATGATAGGGTGTTGCTCAGTAGTCATCTCCAGCTCCATTCAGAGCATCAGGAAGGCTTTGTATGCAAATACTGCAGCAAACCATTTGCAAATCTAAATATACTGGAAAGTCATGAGCAAGTCTGCATGAGATCAGGTAACTTAGCGGTGCACAATGGAAACGAACAAAATTTTGCAGATAACTATACTGCTACAGATGGAAGGAATGGAAGTTCATATGCAAATGCAGAGCCTCTATTGTCTGAAAACAGCATCACTGATTATTCTAATGCAAACTGCACTTTACCAGAAACCGATCATTTGGTTAAAGTCGTTGATGGGCAGATATTATATACATGCATCGTTTGCAAGCGCAGTTACGTAACGTTGTCTAGCCTTCGAAGACATGCAAATGTTCATTCATGGAGAAGAACATATCCTTGTCACTACTGCAATAAAGTATTTGCATTAGCTGAGTATCGTACCAGACATGAGATCTGGCACACTGGAGAAAGACGATATCAGTGCATTTTCTGTCTGGAGACTTTTATGACTTATTATATACTAAAAAATCATCAGAAGTCTTTCCACGCAATTGATCATCGTCTCTCAGTAAATAAAAAGACCGCCAATGGAGGCTTAAAACCAAGTATGTACCCATACAAACTTTATCGACTTTTACCTATGAAATGCAGGCGACTACCTTATAAGTCCTACCGAAATTCTTCATATGAAAATGTTCAAACAAGTAGCCAGGTTAATGAAACTGCTTCTACTAACTGTTTCATTCCGAGTTCTCTTAGCTCTGAGCTACCGCCACTGAATTTTCAAAGTAATATAATAGCAAACAACAGAACTCTTGCCTTGGATACATCTTCATGTAATGATACAGCATCTTCCACGAATACTCAGAATTCTTCCTCTTGGGGAGTAGGTATCTTAAATTCTGACCTGCAAAGGGACTtcttcacagctgaaaaaagagTTTCCCCTGCTGCAAATGACTCTGGTTCTCAGGAATGTGATTCCTCAGTTGTGTCTTTAACTAATGCGAATGAAAATTCAACCTCTGTCATCAGTTACAGCAGTTCTGCACCCTCTGTTATAATGCACAGTAGCAGAGTTTCATCAGTAATAATGCACAGTAAAACAGTCACGTCTGTAGAAAACAGTAAGACAGAATCATCAAATAATCTACCTAGTCAGGCTGTGAATAATGATTGTAAATATGGGTCAGATAATTATGGGAAGTGCATTACAAAATCAAAAACtattaaggagaaaaagaaaacaccgCTGTACAACAGAGCAGAAGCAACTGAGGATATGCAGCACATCACAGGATCTGGAGGTTCATGTAGCAAAACAACAAATACTGTCCAAGAATCAAGTAAAACTGAAACGTACATTGCAAAGCCTGCCTTGCCTGGAACATCTACAGACAGCAATGTTGCGCCTCTTTGTCAAATAACAGTAAAAATTGGTAATGAGGCTATTGTAAAAAGACATATATTAGGATCTAAGCTGTTTTGTAAAAGGGGTCGAAAATCTAAACATGAGTCCAAACAGGACAATCTAATTGAGGAaccagaaatggaaataaaagaaagaagccCATCTAGGCTCTATAGCTCAGAATGCCTGGAGCTGACAGAAATGTGTGATGATGTAAGTGACCAGGACTCCAGTGATAAACCCTGGAGACCCTATTATAATtacaaaccaaaaaagaaatccaaacagctaagaaaaatgaaaaagaccaaatggaggaaaaagcaCGGAAGCAAGAGCGCCATTATGGAAAGCCACAACACATGCAGTCGAGAGTACGCACTCAGGAACGCTCCTGAGGAAAAGGTCATCAATCAGGAAGAGAACGCGGAAATGCCTAATCTTCATTGTGAGCTCTGTGAAAGGGATCCATCTTCCACTGCAGAAATTCAAGAACACGTACACTGGCATGCAGCTGCTTCAAAGCCTTACATTTGTGAGTTATGCCAAAAACAATTTCAGAGTCCATccactttaaaaatgcatatgagGTGTCACACTGGGGAAAAGCCCTACACTTGCAAAACCTGTGGTAAATGTTTCTCAATTCCTGGAAATCTACAGAAACATGAACGTATTCACCTGGGTGTCAAAGACTTTGTCTGCCAATACTGTAATAAGGCGTTCACCTTAAATGAAACACTCAAAATACATGAAAGAATTCACACTGGAGAAAAACGCTACCACTGtcagttctgctttcagagcTTCTTGTACCTTTCTACCAAAAGGAACCATGAGCAAAGACATGTACGTGAGCATAATGGAAAGGGATACGCTTGCTTTCAGTGCCCCAAAATTTGCAAGACGGCAGCTGCCCTGGGAATGCACCAGAAGAAACATCTGTTCAAAAGTGCAGGTCCACAAGAtagaaaagaacagttttgcAATGAGAGCACTAAACTTTTGGAAAATCCGAAttttcttggctcagaaggaaGCGAAgtaaaaaatatacaaaatgtaACTCCAGAAGTTATACTCTGA
- the ZBTB38 gene encoding zinc finger and BTB domain-containing protein 38 isoform X2: MTVMSHSKDLKDDFHSDTVLSILNEQRIRGILCDVTIIVEDTKFKAHSNVLAASSLYFKNIFWSRTICISGHVLELDDLKAEVFTEILNYIYSSTVVVKRQETVTDLAAAGKKLGISFLEDLTDINFSSSPCPYAYCINEKGSVKEEKHEKRHEDSAVTNGPRITNAFSIFETENTLFSPLDLRASFKKVSEAIQAPISLDRSEVCKDAEPASTLAEHSYAVSSGGDTFQGTPFLEQDSSPSYKMGEDHYENLQATPLIQPGKQACSTPKTAFKPQGTVLPIAKVPASTVTTTEAQHEAVTDQTIISFPKPQNKAGDFHLSREEENNSANVSGSAATVVPPVYNCNCCAKSFNDRVLLSSHLQLHSEHQEGFVCKYCSKPFANLNILESHEQVCMRSGNLAVHNGNEQNFADNYTATDGRNGSSYANAEPLLSENSITDYSNANCTLPETDHLVKVVDGQILYTCIVCKRSYVTLSSLRRHANVHSWRRTYPCHYCNKVFALAEYRTRHEIWHTGERRYQCIFCLETFMTYYILKNHQKSFHAIDHRLSVNKKTANGGLKPSMYPYKLYRLLPMKCRRLPYKSYRNSSYENVQTSSQVNETASTNCFIPSSLSSELPPLNFQSNIIANNRTLALDTSSCNDTASSTNTQNSSSWGVGILNSDLQRDFFTAEKRVSPAANDSGSQECDSSVVSLTNANENSTSVISYSSSAPSVIMHSSRVSSVIMHSKTVTSVENSKTESSNNLPSQAVNNDCKYGSDNYGKCITKSKTIKEKKKTPLYNRAEATEDMQHITGSGGSCSKTTNTVQESSKTETYIAKPALPGTSTDSNVAPLCQITVKIGNEAIVKRHILGSKLFCKRGRKSKHESKQDNLIEEPEMEIKERSPSRLYSSECLELTEMCDDVSDQDSSDKPWRPYYNYKPKKKSKQLRKMKKTKWRKKHGSKSAIMESHNTCSREYALRNAPEEKVINQEENAEMPNLHCELCERDPSSTAEIQEHVHWHAAASKPYICELCQKQFQSPSTLKMHMRCHTGEKPYTCKTCGKCFSIPGNLQKHERIHLGVKDFVCQYCNKAFTLNETLKIHERIHTGEKRYHCQFCFQSFLYLSTKRNHEQRHVREHNGKGYACFQCPKICKTAAALGMHQKKHLFKSAGPQDRKEQFCNESTKLLENPNFLGSEGSEVKNIQNVTPEVIL; this comes from the coding sequence atgaCAGTCATGTCCCATTCAAAGGATCTCAAGGACGACTTCCACAGTGACACTGTACTTTCTATTCTAAATGAACAGCGCATTCGGGGTATTTTATGTGATGTCACCATAATTGTGGAGGATACAAAATTTAAAGCCCATAGTAATGTGCTGGCAGCTTCAAgcctttactttaaaaacattttttggaGCCGTACTATCTGTATTTCAGGTCATGTACTGGAGTTAGATGATCTCAAAGCTGAAGTATTTACAGAAATACTGAATTACATCTACAGTTCCACAGTAGTTGTTAAGAGGCAGGAGACTGTAACGGACCTtgcagctgcagggaaaaaacTGGGCATATCATTTCTAGAAGATCTTacagatattaatttttcaagttCCCCCTGCCCCTATGCATACTGTATCAATGAAAAAGGGTctgtaaaagaggaaaaacatgaaaagagaCATGAAGACTCTGCTGTGACAAACGGACCACGAATTACAAATGCATTCTCaatttttgaaactgaaaacactttgttttctcctcttgaTTTGAGGGCAAGCTTTAAAAAGGTATCTGAGGCAATACAAGCACCCATCAGCCTCGACAGAAGTGAAGTCTGCAAAGATGCTGAGCCAGCCAGTACTCTGGCCGAACATTCCTATGCAGTTTCTTCTGGGGGAGATACTTTTCAAGGAACACCTTTTCTTGAACAGGACAGCAGCCCTTCATACAAGATGGGTGAAGACCACTATGAAAATCTCCAAGCCACACCACTCATTCAGCCGGGAAAACAAGCATGTAGTACTCCTAAGACAGCCTTTAAGCCCCAGGGTACTGTTTTGCCTATAGCAAAAGTACCGGCCTCTACAGTGACCACTACAGAAGCCCAACACGAAGCAGTTACTGATCAgacaattatttcttttccaaaacctCAGAATAAAGCAGGAGATTTTCATTTAtccagagaagaggaaaacaattcTGCTAATGTCTCTGGATCTGCGGCAACTGTTGTTCCACCTGTTTACAACTGTAACTGTTGTGCAAAATCATTCAATGATAGGGTGTTGCTCAGTAGTCATCTCCAGCTCCATTCAGAGCATCAGGAAGGCTTTGTATGCAAATACTGCAGCAAACCATTTGCAAATCTAAATATACTGGAAAGTCATGAGCAAGTCTGCATGAGATCAGGTAACTTAGCGGTGCACAATGGAAACGAACAAAATTTTGCAGATAACTATACTGCTACAGATGGAAGGAATGGAAGTTCATATGCAAATGCAGAGCCTCTATTGTCTGAAAACAGCATCACTGATTATTCTAATGCAAACTGCACTTTACCAGAAACCGATCATTTGGTTAAAGTCGTTGATGGGCAGATATTATATACATGCATCGTTTGCAAGCGCAGTTACGTAACGTTGTCTAGCCTTCGAAGACATGCAAATGTTCATTCATGGAGAAGAACATATCCTTGTCACTACTGCAATAAAGTATTTGCATTAGCTGAGTATCGTACCAGACATGAGATCTGGCACACTGGAGAAAGACGATATCAGTGCATTTTCTGTCTGGAGACTTTTATGACTTATTATATACTAAAAAATCATCAGAAGTCTTTCCACGCAATTGATCATCGTCTCTCAGTAAATAAAAAGACCGCCAATGGAGGCTTAAAACCAAGTATGTACCCATACAAACTTTATCGACTTTTACCTATGAAATGCAGGCGACTACCTTATAAGTCCTACCGAAATTCTTCATATGAAAATGTTCAAACAAGTAGCCAGGTTAATGAAACTGCTTCTACTAACTGTTTCATTCCGAGTTCTCTTAGCTCTGAGCTACCGCCACTGAATTTTCAAAGTAATATAATAGCAAACAACAGAACTCTTGCCTTGGATACATCTTCATGTAATGATACAGCATCTTCCACGAATACTCAGAATTCTTCCTCTTGGGGAGTAGGTATCTTAAATTCTGACCTGCAAAGGGACTtcttcacagctgaaaaaagagTTTCCCCTGCTGCAAATGACTCTGGTTCTCAGGAATGTGATTCCTCAGTTGTGTCTTTAACTAATGCGAATGAAAATTCAACCTCTGTCATCAGTTACAGCAGTTCTGCACCCTCTGTTATAATGCACAGTAGCAGAGTTTCATCAGTAATAATGCACAGTAAAACAGTCACGTCTGTAGAAAACAGTAAGACAGAATCATCAAATAATCTACCTAGTCAGGCTGTGAATAATGATTGTAAATATGGGTCAGATAATTATGGGAAGTGCATTACAAAATCAAAAACtattaaggagaaaaagaaaacaccgCTGTACAACAGAGCAGAAGCAACTGAGGATATGCAGCACATCACAGGATCTGGAGGTTCATGTAGCAAAACAACAAATACTGTCCAAGAATCAAGTAAAACTGAAACGTACATTGCAAAGCCTGCCTTGCCTGGAACATCTACAGACAGCAATGTTGCGCCTCTTTGTCAAATAACAGTAAAAATTGGTAATGAGGCTATTGTAAAAAGACATATATTAGGATCTAAGCTGTTTTGTAAAAGGGGTCGAAAATCTAAACATGAGTCCAAACAGGACAATCTAATTGAGGAaccagaaatggaaataaaagaaagaagccCATCTAGGCTCTATAGCTCAGAATGCCTGGAGCTGACAGAAATGTGTGATGATGTAAGTGACCAGGACTCCAGTGATAAACCCTGGAGACCCTATTATAATtacaaaccaaaaaagaaatccaaacagctaagaaaaatgaaaaagaccaaatggaggaaaaagcaCGGAAGCAAGAGCGCCATTATGGAAAGCCACAACACATGCAGTCGAGAGTACGCACTCAGGAACGCTCCTGAGGAAAAGGTCATCAATCAGGAAGAGAACGCGGAAATGCCTAATCTTCATTGTGAGCTCTGTGAAAGGGATCCATCTTCCACTGCAGAAATTCAAGAACACGTACACTGGCATGCAGCTGCTTCAAAGCCTTACATTTGTGAGTTATGCCAAAAACAATTTCAGAGTCCATccactttaaaaatgcatatgagGTGTCACACTGGGGAAAAGCCCTACACTTGCAAAACCTGTGGTAAATGTTTCTCAATTCCTGGAAATCTACAGAAACATGAACGTATTCACCTGGGTGTCAAAGACTTTGTCTGCCAATACTGTAATAAGGCGTTCACCTTAAATGAAACACTCAAAATACATGAAAGAATTCACACTGGAGAAAAACGCTACCACTGtcagttctgctttcagagcTTCTTGTACCTTTCTACCAAAAGGAACCATGAGCAAAGACATGTACGTGAGCATAATGGAAAGGGATACGCTTGCTTTCAGTGCCCCAAAATTTGCAAGACGGCAGCTGCCCTGGGAATGCACCAGAAGAAACATCTGTTCAAAAGTGCAGGTCCACAAGAtagaaaagaacagttttgcAATGAGAGCACTAAACTTTTGGAAAATCCGAAttttcttggctcagaaggaaGCGAAgtaaaaaatatacaaaatgtaACTCCAGAAGTTATACTCTGA